The genomic region TGGATGACCGTCTGCGAAGCACTTTGTACCGCTTGTGGCAACATCTGACAGATCTGGATCGACAAGTACGGGAACTGGAGGCCGAGATCGTGGCTTGGCACCAGGCAAGCGATGCCAGTCGGCAGTTGGCTAGAGTGCCAGGTATCGGCCCAATCATTGCCACTGACGTGATTGCAACAATCGGTGACGGGCGTCAATTTGAGAGCAGGCGGAATCTGGCTGCTTGGCTGGGGTTAGTACCCCGCCAGAATTCCACGGGCGGTCGCGCGACCTTGCAGGGAATTAGCAAACGAGGTGACCGCTAGCCGTCTAGTTGAGTCAACTAGTTGATGCCACCGGCTGCAGAAGTTTCCA from Methyloterricola oryzae harbors:
- a CDS encoding IS110 family transposase → MAPQFDKASFRTGRLRPIRFEGCWRNGVVIPRGIHSLLKRIPELLEDDESGLDDRLRSTLYRLWQHLTDLDRQVRELEAEIVAWHQASDASRQLARVPGIGPIIATDVIATIGDGRQFESRRNLAAWLGLVPRQNSTGGRATLQGISKRGDR